The following coding sequences lie in one Mycobacterium sp. DL440 genomic window:
- a CDS encoding DUF4314 domain-containing protein, which yields MTVQPGDRVQITGAMPEEPDPVPVGTQGTVVGVNLWAQQADVEWDNGRRLFLLLDVDPYQVIARALEPTCKGMATNDIDEEGV from the coding sequence ATGACTGTTCAACCTGGTGACCGTGTCCAGATCACAGGCGCAATGCCAGAAGAGCCTGACCCCGTACCTGTCGGCACTCAGGGAACCGTAGTGGGAGTTAATCTCTGGGCGCAGCAAGCAGATGTTGAGTGGGATAACGGGCGCAGACTGTTCTTGCTCCTGGACGTCGACCCGTACCAAGTGATCGCCCGAGCGCTAGAGCCGACCTGCAAAGGCATGGCTACCAATGACATTGACGAGGAAGGGGTGTAG